Proteins encoded by one window of Sulfurospirillum barnesii SES-3:
- a CDS encoding beta-ketoacyl synthase N-terminal-like domain-containing protein, which produces MKKKLDLKNAIKPDIEIKSEALKGDVAVVGIGIRVGDIVGPEDFFDALLRQREFVKKPSWQRMKDTEVFAETSSQEFAELAYIEEHDRFDNRFFKIPPHKAELMDPQEKILLQCAVEAAEDAGLGGDALSGTKTVVFAGGMGSFFVYENALKDMSDVNTLLELLTPSMSAARIAHFMNLKGGATVVDTACSSSLAAIFYAYRAVASGEYSAAFAVASKLILKPFAYSGVEIASKDGRTRAFDKEASGTGGGEAAAAVVLKSLERALSDGDDIYAVIKAGSLNHNGFSVNITAPDAKAQTELITSAWRNAQIKPEEINFIEAHGTATKIGDAIEIEALNAAFRRYTDKKAFCTVGSVKSNVGHTDNAAGIVGFIKAVLSVKNRIYPATVHFNEPHPAVDFNGSPVYATGVNVPLQSPIITAGVSAFGLSGTNVHMVLQNAPQKKQLPRPLPPYIFALSAKTEISLDMLIQKWAKSKLNAYHPADISATLLHGRGHYEVRVAFVFNTSEELLEKLQKLTTKEPCDVFQGVHSIVKDVRNLKEGALSVEKAKEIGHAMKNALKQGDFESALALYVKGAEPSFDGVFKDAYTSKLHLPVYAFEATRRWFSHQKEVRFSLSGTDRVTTGVFTVFRSFISFTSDSLVGEHSVGDKCVMPASGIIDQIFDAAEKHYGHLEYRIEALKLLTFLEIPKEGSSEVVIHVSTTQDAEECSLMQNIGGSWKVCAQWRMHKGKSLPLKSKETDIENRYPEKYFSKERFANQMGGVVVSDKWNCIEYAGKRGESAASILQVPRDDRSFSGAFLFYPPMADAALNFHPEAKNGIPASFGRIEFFKPLGTACLSFAKLKEKSDKYVVLSIVITDNNGEPCVVIDDYTLRLSTSEGYLHKKVWNSLGKIAPKVFEDVFVFEESDAEKPLFQERLKQIYSVASVRIVYKVNTLNKPEKTLRTLFDFLCSLSKMEGKIELIISADERTHLLHGAMAAMGRTFEFEHPCARFRFVETYEESINLFDVFHFQGFRFRVSNGTLQRLEIEECGIGQGLELKNGGQYLITGGLGGLGLFTAEYVSKKVDCAFVLMSRSGFAPQDEWNYLSELKGISADIIEKIQKVKNNHCSVTIFKGDVSLERDLARLKEQFGHFDGIFHAAGSATERFFIKNDLNAFLRTVLPKVRGTLNVLEMFQDTGFFLLFSSLSGLTSAPGQAGYCAANAFMDSLAEDMPEKILSVGWPRWSEVGMAIGLTSKGDDYEAINLKEASRILDILPAGGYVAVGKSHAPLRPLLEEASVLKSSLVASAKTKMSKSVELTGAESFTHMQIDIGTIWAGELGYETIDIYEDYEDLGGDSIASLSIHEKLEKSLGISLSFSELFENKTIATMAQYLEQKIHQKNKPTKEDNILVLRQKGERKIICFPPGTVMGNVYAGVATALSGYAVYALNYIQSKNPPELFADMTESVQPEGELILLGYSVGGNLAYETAKVLEKRGRRIRALIFLDNFRRLELFEQSDEAYQRGAREYLSILEKTQGSDLDKEEILARIEHYDRFIDSRREQDLISAPIYLIKAEKSAANAPMKISQDAWGELTTHFEIFQGDGKHMEMLFGEYFEKNIEIIRSILNTLK; this is translated from the coding sequence ATGAAAAAAAAACTTGACCTTAAAAATGCCATAAAGCCAGATATTGAAATCAAAAGCGAAGCTTTAAAAGGAGATGTGGCTGTTGTGGGTATTGGTATACGTGTAGGAGACATCGTGGGGCCAGAAGATTTTTTTGATGCGCTGCTGCGTCAAAGAGAATTTGTTAAAAAACCTTCATGGCAGAGGATGAAAGACACAGAAGTGTTTGCTGAGACATCTTCTCAAGAATTTGCAGAGCTTGCTTACATTGAAGAACACGATAGGTTTGACAACAGATTTTTCAAAATTCCACCGCACAAAGCTGAGCTTATGGATCCACAAGAGAAGATTCTGCTTCAGTGTGCTGTTGAAGCGGCAGAAGATGCTGGCTTAGGGGGTGATGCTCTTAGTGGAACAAAAACCGTTGTGTTTGCTGGTGGCATGGGAAGCTTTTTTGTGTATGAGAATGCTCTTAAAGACATGAGCGATGTCAACACACTTCTTGAACTCTTAACCCCTTCCATGAGTGCCGCTAGAATTGCTCATTTTATGAATCTTAAAGGTGGCGCAACGGTTGTTGACACGGCTTGTTCCTCTTCCCTTGCCGCTATTTTTTATGCTTATCGTGCTGTTGCTTCGGGTGAATATTCGGCTGCTTTTGCTGTTGCTTCAAAGCTCATTCTTAAACCCTTTGCGTATTCAGGCGTAGAGATAGCCTCTAAAGATGGACGTACAAGAGCATTCGATAAAGAGGCTAGCGGAACGGGAGGCGGAGAAGCTGCGGCGGCTGTTGTCCTTAAATCTTTGGAGCGAGCACTGAGCGATGGGGATGACATTTATGCCGTTATCAAAGCAGGATCATTGAATCATAATGGTTTTTCTGTAAACATTACAGCCCCTGATGCAAAGGCGCAAACAGAACTCATCACGTCAGCATGGCGCAATGCGCAGATAAAGCCTGAGGAAATTAATTTTATAGAAGCCCATGGAACAGCAACAAAAATAGGCGACGCCATAGAGATAGAAGCATTGAATGCAGCCTTTAGAAGATACACTGACAAAAAAGCATTTTGTACGGTTGGCTCTGTCAAATCAAACGTTGGTCATACGGATAATGCCGCAGGAATCGTGGGGTTTATTAAAGCCGTTCTTTCTGTTAAAAATAGAATCTATCCTGCGACTGTTCACTTTAATGAGCCTCATCCAGCAGTTGATTTTAATGGCTCACCCGTCTACGCTACAGGGGTAAATGTTCCACTCCAAAGTCCCATCATTACAGCAGGCGTTAGTGCATTTGGGCTTAGTGGAACCAATGTGCATATGGTGCTTCAGAATGCACCACAAAAAAAACAATTACCCAGACCGCTTCCCCCTTATATTTTTGCGCTTTCGGCAAAAACAGAAATATCCCTTGATATGCTTATCCAAAAATGGGCAAAATCAAAGCTTAATGCTTATCATCCTGCTGATATTTCAGCAACGCTTCTTCATGGAAGAGGGCACTATGAAGTGCGTGTGGCTTTTGTTTTTAATACATCTGAAGAACTCTTAGAAAAACTTCAAAAGCTTACTACTAAAGAGCCGTGCGATGTTTTTCAAGGGGTACACAGTATTGTCAAGGATGTGCGCAATCTTAAAGAAGGTGCGCTGAGCGTTGAAAAAGCCAAAGAAATAGGGCATGCAATGAAAAACGCCTTGAAGCAAGGTGATTTTGAGTCCGCACTCGCACTGTATGTAAAAGGGGCAGAACCATCGTTTGATGGTGTTTTTAAAGATGCTTATACATCAAAGTTACACTTGCCTGTCTATGCTTTTGAAGCTACTCGTAGATGGTTTTCTCATCAAAAGGAGGTACGTTTTAGTCTTTCAGGTACGGATAGGGTTACAACAGGTGTTTTTACGGTTTTTAGATCGTTTATCTCTTTTACATCAGATTCACTGGTGGGTGAACATAGCGTTGGTGATAAATGCGTTATGCCTGCTAGTGGGATTATAGATCAAATTTTTGATGCTGCAGAAAAGCACTATGGTCATTTGGAGTATCGCATTGAAGCATTAAAGCTTCTTACTTTTTTGGAGATACCCAAAGAGGGTAGCTCCGAGGTGGTTATTCATGTCTCAACGACCCAAGACGCTGAAGAGTGTTCGCTTATGCAGAACATAGGGGGTAGCTGGAAAGTGTGTGCTCAGTGGAGGATGCATAAGGGAAAATCTTTGCCTTTAAAATCCAAAGAAACAGATATTGAAAACAGATACCCTGAAAAATATTTCTCAAAAGAGAGATTTGCAAACCAAATGGGTGGTGTTGTTGTAAGCGATAAATGGAACTGCATTGAGTATGCAGGCAAAAGGGGTGAGTCAGCAGCTTCTATTTTACAAGTTCCTAGGGATGATAGGAGCTTTTCAGGAGCCTTTTTATTTTACCCGCCTATGGCAGATGCCGCACTGAATTTTCATCCTGAGGCTAAAAATGGTATCCCCGCATCGTTTGGTCGAATAGAGTTTTTTAAGCCTTTGGGTACAGCATGTCTCTCTTTTGCCAAACTTAAAGAAAAGAGCGATAAGTATGTGGTCTTGAGCATTGTTATTACGGATAACAATGGTGAACCATGCGTTGTGATTGATGATTATACGCTAAGACTTTCTACGAGTGAGGGGTATCTGCACAAAAAAGTATGGAATTCTTTAGGGAAGATTGCTCCAAAAGTGTTCGAAGATGTTTTTGTATTTGAGGAAAGTGATGCTGAAAAGCCCCTCTTTCAAGAAAGACTCAAGCAAATTTATTCAGTAGCATCTGTACGCATTGTATACAAAGTAAATACTCTCAACAAGCCTGAAAAAACATTGCGTACTCTTTTTGACTTTTTGTGCTCTCTTTCAAAAATGGAAGGTAAGATAGAGCTTATTATCTCAGCAGATGAGAGGACACACTTGCTTCATGGTGCTATGGCGGCGATGGGTCGAACCTTTGAATTTGAACATCCTTGTGCAAGATTCCGATTTGTTGAAACGTATGAAGAGAGCATTAATCTTTTTGATGTGTTTCATTTTCAAGGATTTAGATTTAGGGTTTCTAATGGGACTCTCCAGAGGTTGGAGATTGAAGAGTGTGGTATAGGGCAAGGGTTGGAGTTAAAAAACGGTGGTCAATATCTTATTACAGGGGGACTTGGTGGATTAGGTCTTTTTACTGCAGAATATGTGTCTAAAAAAGTTGATTGTGCATTCGTTTTGATGTCCCGTAGTGGATTTGCACCACAAGATGAGTGGAATTATCTCTCTGAGTTAAAAGGCATATCTGCGGATATTATAGAAAAGATACAAAAAGTAAAAAACAACCATTGTTCAGTGACAATTTTTAAAGGAGATGTCTCTTTGGAGCGTGATCTTGCACGCCTTAAAGAACAATTTGGTCATTTTGATGGGATTTTTCATGCCGCAGGTTCTGCTACAGAGAGGTTTTTTATCAAAAATGATTTAAACGCTTTTTTAAGAACAGTGTTACCAAAGGTCAGAGGAACACTTAACGTGCTTGAGATGTTTCAAGATACTGGTTTTTTTCTGCTCTTCTCATCGCTTTCTGGCTTGACATCGGCACCTGGTCAAGCAGGCTATTGTGCTGCAAATGCTTTTATGGATTCTTTGGCAGAAGATATGCCTGAAAAAATTCTTTCCGTGGGTTGGCCACGATGGAGTGAAGTTGGCATGGCAATTGGACTTACTAGCAAGGGGGATGATTATGAAGCTATAAACTTAAAAGAAGCATCTAGGATACTGGATATTCTTCCTGCGGGGGGATATGTTGCTGTTGGCAAAAGTCATGCGCCACTGAGACCTTTACTAGAAGAAGCCTCAGTGTTAAAAAGCTCACTCGTTGCTTCTGCAAAAACGAAGATGAGTAAGAGCGTTGAACTAACAGGTGCAGAATCATTTACGCACATGCAAATAGATATTGGTACTATCTGGGCGGGTGAACTTGGATATGAAACAATTGATATTTATGAGGATTACGAAGATTTAGGTGGAGATTCGATTGCATCTCTTTCCATTCATGAAAAATTAGAAAAGAGCTTAGGCATAAGTCTTTCTTTTTCGGAGTTGTTTGAAAATAAAACAATTGCCACTATGGCTCAATACCTTGAGCAAAAAATTCACCAAAAGAATAAGCCAACAAAGGAGGATAATATCCTTGTTTTGAGGCAAAAAGGTGAACGAAAGATTATCTGTTTTCCACCAGGGACAGTTATGGGAAATGTTTACGCTGGGGTAGCAACGGCTTTGAGTGGTTATGCGGTTTATGCTTTGAATTATATTCAGTCGAAGAATCCCCCAGAGTTGTTTGCAGATATGACAGAGTCCGTTCAGCCAGAAGGTGAACTGATTTTACTAGGGTATTCTGTGGGGGGCAATTTAGCCTATGAAACAGCGAAGGTTCTTGAAAAAAGAGGCAGAAGGATTAGAGCACTTATCTTTTTGGACAACTTTCGACGACTTGAGCTTTTTGAACAAAGTGATGAAGCATACCAAAGGGGAGCAAGGGAGTATTTGAGCATTCTTGAAAAAACACAAGGAAGCGACTTAGATAAAGAGGAGATTCTAGCAAGAATTGAACACTACGACAGATTCATTGATTCAAGACGTGAACAAGATCTTATTAGTGCTCCAATTTATCTTATAAAGGCTGAAAAAAGTGCTGCCAATGCCCCAATGAAAATCTCACAAGATGCATGGGGTGAGCTTACAACGCATTTTGAAATCTTTCAAGGAGATGGAAAACACATGGAGATGCTTTTTGGTGAATACTTCGAAAAAAATATTGAGATTATAAGAAGTATTTTAAACACATTAAAGTAA
- a CDS encoding YcjF family protein, with protein sequence MATEVKEEKVVEGSVFETVSFDERKQKTDEIVKRHVYGAMGVGLVPIPLIDFIGVTSVQVDMLSTLAQYYGVTFKKEMAKNLIGSLVGGAVPAGLGMPIASILKGIPLVGQTVGALGMSMVAGASTYAVGRVFVQHFESGGTFLSFDPGAVREYFKEEFNIGKTVAKEASAKK encoded by the coding sequence ATGGCAACAGAAGTAAAAGAAGAAAAAGTGGTAGAAGGATCCGTTTTTGAAACGGTAAGTTTCGATGAGAGAAAACAAAAAACTGACGAGATTGTCAAGCGTCATGTGTACGGTGCTATGGGTGTAGGGCTTGTACCTATTCCTCTCATAGATTTTATTGGTGTGACAAGTGTTCAAGTGGATATGCTCTCAACATTGGCGCAATATTATGGTGTGACATTCAAAAAAGAGATGGCAAAAAATCTGATAGGATCTCTTGTCGGTGGAGCTGTTCCTGCTGGATTGGGAATGCCCATTGCTAGTATTCTTAAGGGCATACCACTTGTAGGTCAAACGGTGGGCGCTCTTGGAATGTCTATGGTTGCTGGTGCTTCAACGTATGCCGTAGGTAGAGTGTTTGTCCAACATTTTGAATCAGGTGGAACATTTTTAAGTTTTGATCCTGGTGCGGTAAGAGAGTATTTTAAAGAAGAGTTTAATATAGGCAAAACAGTCGCAAAAGAAGCCTCTGCAAAGAAATAA
- a CDS encoding 4'-phosphopantetheinyl transferase family protein gives MGKKRDIIAKIRKTDAGKPFIDKMPFFSLSHTTKAVAVSTCKNQPTGVDAELLRHIDVNDFSHYLSREEKDKIKGSSEEFLRLWCTKEAVFKAAGTGLREPFTDVVVMPDFALFDHNTWYYKTLIVESVVMSVCCARPFKIDIQELKPCELRALD, from the coding sequence TTGGGCAAAAAAAGAGACATTATTGCTAAGATTAGAAAAACGGATGCAGGAAAGCCTTTTATAGATAAAATGCCTTTTTTTAGCTTGAGTCATACAACAAAAGCTGTAGCGGTAAGTACATGTAAAAATCAGCCCACAGGTGTTGATGCAGAGTTATTAAGGCACATTGATGTTAATGATTTTAGCCACTATTTATCAAGGGAAGAGAAGGATAAGATTAAGGGTTCATCTGAGGAGTTTTTAAGGCTGTGGTGTACGAAAGAAGCTGTTTTTAAAGCAGCTGGAACTGGACTGCGTGAACCTTTTACGGATGTGGTTGTTATGCCAGATTTTGCTCTTTTTGATCATAACACATGGTACTATAAAACCTTGATTGTGGAGAGTGTGGTAATGAGTGTTTGTTGTGCAAGACCTTTTAAGATTGATATACAAGAGCTTAAACCGTGCGAATTACGGGCTTTAGATTAA
- a CDS encoding substrate-binding periplasmic protein encodes MRFFLIFLFLVTTMFAKAPRGLHEIIKSGYIEVGVYYQDIYPFFMKNKEGQLTGYDIDMALEIGKELGVKVIFNREATTFSGLVNMVVEGTVDVAISELSATLQRATNVMFSTPYVVLNHGIFFNRMSMAKLKNQHKNQWKEKLASSEIIIATRRDTAYETYVKNTFSHAQIVTFVEWEEVIDAVIRGEADCAYYDEVEIKKLIQQQPNLALKGKAIIVKDKADPIAMAVNQQNMHLLQWLNLYLAGKEKVTPDSLLEKYRKELP; translated from the coding sequence ATGAGGTTTTTTTTAATTTTTCTGTTTCTTGTTACAACGATGTTTGCCAAAGCGCCCAGAGGATTACATGAGATTATCAAAAGTGGTTACATAGAAGTTGGAGTGTATTATCAAGATATTTATCCCTTTTTTATGAAAAACAAAGAAGGGCAACTGACGGGTTATGATATTGATATGGCGCTAGAGATAGGAAAAGAGCTTGGGGTAAAGGTCATTTTCAATAGAGAAGCAACCACCTTTAGTGGCTTAGTTAATATGGTTGTGGAGGGGACGGTTGATGTGGCAATATCCGAATTGAGTGCTACTTTACAGCGTGCAACAAACGTGATGTTTAGCACACCTTATGTGGTTCTAAATCACGGCATTTTTTTCAACCGTATGTCCATGGCAAAATTAAAAAATCAACATAAAAACCAGTGGAAAGAAAAGCTAGCCAGCTCTGAAATTATTATAGCAACCAGACGAGACACGGCTTATGAAACTTACGTTAAAAATACCTTTTCACATGCACAAATAGTCACTTTTGTAGAATGGGAAGAGGTGATTGATGCTGTTATCCGTGGTGAAGCTGATTGTGCTTATTATGATGAGGTTGAGATAAAAAAACTTATTCAACAACAGCCAAATTTAGCATTAAAAGGCAAAGCTATTATTGTTAAAGATAAGGCAGACCCCATTGCCATGGCGGTCAATCAACAAAACATGCACCTTCTCCAATGGCTCAATTTGTATCTTGCAGGAAAAGAGAAAGTGACACCAGACAGTTTGTTAGAAAAATACAGAAAAGAGCTTCCATGA
- a CDS encoding dicarboxylate/amino acid:cation symporter, whose amino-acid sequence MKNGVSLGKKIFLFLRTPYAIVIGTLFGIWIGIASKDISLLIAPVGEIYLTILQLCVFPILISAITVCVFKLLSTDDFSKYLSKMLVVFGFGFLMITTSGVLVTLLFTPGEIKNTTEDGLGELMIHSSNTSVILQNSTYEEISLYGTGVADTSQDMVNFFIQLVPKNIFEALVEGNSIQVLIFSIILGLSLGVIGVQKAKTAVDFFDSIFEAFSKVVMGLMYLLPFALCSLLAKSISSTGSDFLFAVAGLLVMILGICLVGIIMGFMVINFRTSHLTTLQTLKALREPLLVALVTANGLATIPSILHSLTKEMRYDEEKVALIVPIGIILGRFGTMTVFSIMGIYLAQVYALELSFAQIAFVIFSSILAGIATAGTPAAITVISIAIVLTPLGLPVETAIAIMLLMNPIIDPLLTVLNVMSNMLATTLIAKNKEFQPYGE is encoded by the coding sequence ATGAAAAACGGTGTTTCTTTAGGAAAAAAAATATTCCTTTTTTTGAGGACTCCTTATGCTATTGTCATTGGCACGCTATTTGGTATTTGGATAGGCATTGCAAGTAAAGATATTTCTTTGTTGATTGCTCCTGTTGGTGAAATTTACCTTACTATTTTGCAACTGTGTGTTTTTCCTATTTTAATATCTGCAATTACAGTTTGTGTTTTTAAACTCTTGTCCACCGATGATTTTTCAAAGTATTTATCAAAAATGCTTGTGGTATTTGGCTTTGGTTTTTTGATGATAACTACAAGTGGTGTTTTGGTGACACTTCTTTTCACCCCTGGCGAAATAAAAAATACCACTGAAGATGGTCTTGGTGAGCTTATGATACACAGCTCAAACACAAGCGTGATACTTCAAAACAGTACCTATGAAGAGATTTCTCTTTATGGCACAGGTGTTGCTGATACTTCACAGGATATGGTGAATTTTTTTATTCAACTCGTCCCAAAGAATATTTTCGAAGCACTGGTCGAGGGAAATAGTATTCAAGTGCTTATATTTTCCATCATCCTAGGGTTGTCACTGGGAGTTATTGGTGTTCAAAAAGCCAAAACTGCTGTGGATTTTTTTGATTCTATATTTGAAGCATTTTCAAAAGTTGTTATGGGCTTGATGTACCTTTTGCCTTTTGCTCTTTGCTCATTATTGGCAAAAAGTATTAGTTCGACAGGAAGTGATTTTTTATTTGCAGTAGCAGGGCTTTTGGTGATGATTCTGGGTATTTGCCTTGTAGGGATTATTATGGGCTTTATGGTTATTAATTTTCGGACTTCGCATTTAACAACGCTTCAAACCTTAAAAGCTTTAAGGGAACCCTTACTTGTGGCACTGGTTACGGCAAATGGTTTAGCTACGATACCATCCATTCTTCATTCACTGACAAAAGAGATGCGTTATGATGAAGAAAAGGTAGCGTTGATTGTGCCTATTGGTATTATCCTTGGGCGATTTGGAACTATGACGGTTTTTTCGATTATGGGCATATACTTAGCACAAGTATATGCATTGGAACTGAGCTTTGCACAAATTGCATTTGTTATTTTCAGCTCGATTTTAGCAGGCATAGCAACAGCTGGGACACCAGCAGCAATTACGGTTATCTCTATTGCCATTGTCCTTACTCCTTTGGGATTACCTGTAGAAACAGCTATTGCGATAATGCTTTTAATGAATCCTATTATTGACCCCTTGCTTACGGTTTTAAATGTGATGAGCAATATGCTTGCCACCACGCTTATAGCAAAGAATAAGGAGTTTCAACCGTATGGAGAATGA
- a CDS encoding Crp/Fnr family transcriptional regulator: MERLKNIAIFSKLNDAQFEKLKKISVIKKYNAKEILFYEGDAPVYLYVLLQGTLKVYKTNHKGQQIFLHEFYPGGLVAELANFENIPYPATAEFMSQSEVLRIDYKALEKDFFKNPDISFEIIKSLIAKHKILIDVIQKEVILTADAKVAKFILENSELFDTLKNTQIASLLNLTPETLSRTLSKFKASGLIEMDEKHALHIVNKGALEIML; this comes from the coding sequence ATGGAGCGTCTTAAAAATATTGCGATTTTTTCAAAATTAAACGATGCGCAGTTTGAAAAGCTTAAGAAGATTTCAGTCATCAAAAAGTACAACGCCAAAGAGATTCTCTTTTACGAGGGCGATGCACCTGTGTATCTTTATGTGTTGCTTCAAGGTACGCTTAAAGTCTATAAGACCAATCATAAAGGACAGCAGATTTTCCTTCATGAGTTTTACCCTGGAGGATTGGTCGCAGAACTTGCCAATTTTGAGAACATTCCCTATCCTGCTACAGCAGAGTTTATGAGCCAGAGTGAAGTGTTACGTATTGATTATAAAGCCTTAGAAAAAGATTTTTTTAAAAATCCTGACATCTCTTTTGAGATTATTAAAAGCCTTATTGCAAAGCATAAAATCCTCATTGATGTGATTCAAAAAGAGGTGATTTTAACGGCAGATGCAAAAGTGGCAAAGTTTATTTTAGAAAATTCTGAACTGTTTGATACGCTTAAAAACACGCAGATTGCATCCTTGCTCAACCTTACACCCGAGACACTCTCCCGTACACTCTCCAAATTTAAAGCATCGGGTTTGATTGAAATGGATGAGAAACATGCCTTGCATATCGTGAATAAGGGTGCTTTAGAAATTATGCTATAA
- a CDS encoding SulP family inorganic anion transporter translates to MLLTLKKEWFGNIKGDMLSGVVVALALIPEAIAFSIIAGVDPKVGLYASFCIAVVIAFVGGRSGMISAATGAMALLMVTLVKQHGLEYLLAATVLTGVLQISAGYLKLGSLMSFVSRSVVVGFVNALAILIFMAQLPELSNVSWHTYAFVVAGLGIIYGFPLLPLVGKLIPSPLVTIVVITLASLMLGWDVRTIGDMGTLPDTLPLFLIPNIPLSFETLQIIFPYAAALAVVGLLESLMTATIVDELTDTKSDKNRECKGQGVANIVAGFFGGMAGCAMIGQSVINIKSGGRGRLSTLFAGVMLLIMVVFLSQWLSLIPMAALVAIMIMVSIGTFDWGSIKRLKTLPLSTNIVMLSTVVVVVWTHNLAYGVLTGVLLASLFFANKISHFMYVDRLSDERSSAVSYKVVGQVFFNSAERFINSFDFKEVVDKVVIDLSRAHFWDITGVSALDKVVIKFRREGAEVEVIGLNEANQTIIDRFGIHDKPEEIEKMMGGH, encoded by the coding sequence TTGTTACTAACATTAAAAAAAGAGTGGTTTGGCAATATCAAAGGCGATATGCTCTCAGGAGTCGTCGTAGCCTTAGCACTGATTCCCGAGGCGATTGCCTTTTCGATTATCGCAGGGGTTGATCCTAAAGTGGGGCTGTATGCCTCGTTTTGTATTGCCGTGGTGATTGCCTTTGTGGGCGGTCGCTCTGGCATGATTTCAGCTGCCACGGGTGCTATGGCGCTTTTGATGGTCACACTGGTAAAGCAACACGGGCTAGAGTATCTGCTTGCCGCTACGGTTTTAACAGGCGTTTTGCAAATAAGCGCTGGGTATTTGAAATTGGGTTCTCTCATGAGTTTTGTCTCTCGCTCGGTCGTGGTAGGTTTTGTGAATGCGTTGGCGATTTTGATTTTTATGGCGCAATTGCCTGAACTGAGTAATGTTTCATGGCACACCTATGCCTTTGTGGTCGCAGGGCTTGGCATTATCTACGGATTTCCACTCTTGCCTTTGGTGGGTAAGCTTATTCCTTCACCTTTAGTTACCATTGTTGTCATTACCCTTGCAAGTTTGATGCTAGGGTGGGATGTGCGCACCATCGGCGATATGGGAACCCTTCCTGATACGCTTCCGCTGTTTTTAATCCCCAATATTCCACTTAGTTTTGAAACCTTACAGATTATCTTCCCATACGCTGCCGCCCTTGCTGTGGTCGGGCTTTTGGAATCTTTGATGACGGCTACCATTGTTGATGAGCTCACCGATACCAAAAGCGATAAAAACCGTGAGTGTAAAGGGCAGGGTGTGGCGAACATCGTGGCTGGATTTTTTGGAGGGATGGCAGGCTGTGCGATGATAGGGCAGTCGGTCATCAACATCAAATCAGGCGGACGAGGCAGACTCTCCACCCTCTTTGCGGGCGTGATGTTGCTCATCATGGTGGTCTTTTTAAGCCAGTGGCTCAGCCTCATCCCTATGGCAGCCTTAGTGGCGATTATGATTATGGTCTCGATAGGAACGTTTGATTGGGGTTCGATTAAACGCTTAAAAACGCTTCCACTCTCCACCAACATCGTCATGCTTTCCACCGTTGTCGTGGTGGTGTGGACGCACAATTTAGCCTATGGCGTTTTAACAGGCGTGCTTCTAGCCTCGCTCTTCTTTGCCAACAAAATCAGCCACTTTATGTATGTCGATCGTTTGAGCGATGAGCGCAGTAGTGCGGTCTCCTATAAAGTGGTGGGGCAAGTTTTCTTTAACTCCGCCGAACGCTTTATTAATTCCTTTGATTTTAAAGAGGTGGTCGATAAGGTCGTGATTGATTTAAGTAGGGCGCATTTTTGGGATATTACAGGGGTGAGTGCTCTGGATAAAGTGGTCATCAAGTTTCGACGTGAGGGTGCAGAGGTGGAAGTGATAGGCTTAAACGAGGCAAACCAGACGATTATTGACCGTTTTGGCATACACGACAAACCTGAAGAGATAGAAAAAATGATGGGAGGGCACTAA